Within the Bosea sp. 685 genome, the region CCGGCGCGTTTAGCCGCGATGATGAGCCCAGAGGCCAGGTCCTCGTTGGTAGTGCCGTATTTCGGGGGCTCATTGATGGGCATGCCCAACTTGACCTGCCAGCGGCGCAGTTCGGCGAGGCGATAGTCCTGCCGCTGCTTGGATCTTTGGCTCAGAAGGATGCCACCCGTCCTGGCGTAGACGTAAGGCATCTTGATCGGAAAATAATTGATGGTCACCCCGTGCCGCTCGCCGATCGAGGCCAGGCGGGGGCCGCCGAAGTAGGCCCAGTCCGAGAGGACCCAGAAATAATAATCGATGCTTGGTTGGGCCATGGTCATCCCCGATAAAGACGTTGAGACATCATTCATATGCTGCGTCGTGACGAATCTTTTCTGCAGGCAGGGTCTCGCCGGCGAGCGCATCGTTCGCACCCGCCGGAGAGCGAGGCCTCTCAGTGCAGGATCTGGCTGAGGAAGAGCTTGGTGCGCTCGTGTTGCGGGTTCTTGAAGAACTCGTTGGGCTCGTTCATCTCGACGATC harbors:
- a CDS encoding 2-hydroxychromene-2-carboxylate isomerase; protein product: MAQPSIDYYFWVLSDWAYFGGPRLASIGERHGVTINYFPIKMPYVYARTGGILLSQRSKQRQDYRLAELRRWQVKLGMPINEPPKYGTTNEDLASGLIIAAKRAGQSVEQISHDILKAAWVEELDVASPDVLLTLANRSLKNAPRLLEEAGSPSVQEEFGRYSDDAIAKGVFGSPFYLFEGDIFWGQDRLEFLEEAVVASKMRSLGKA